One Pyxicephalus adspersus chromosome 3, UCB_Pads_2.0, whole genome shotgun sequence genomic window carries:
- the LOC140326307 gene encoding serine protease ami-like, which produces MTAARLLSALVLTLSITQYDCKPRGRILGGSESDPHNRPYMVSLQVEHKHLCGGALLNSQWVLSAAHCASENASHVFEAVLGTNSLSDPARTVVTIEKQFIHPQYNKTTNEHDILLLKLSESVTLSDKVKPIQLQSEDKVIPAGTKCLVSGWGKIKRTGKKPDLLNEVLVPVISREVCNGRGYYQDEITKNMMCAGTGRQDSCEGDSGGPLVCDKALEAVVSSGFRVCGNARRPGIYTRVNPYIKFIEETMLNATLPSPLPTEAVI; this is translated from the exons ATGACTGCAGCCAGGCTCTTGTCTGCGTTGGTACTGACGCTGAGTATTACTCAGTATG attGCAAACCACGGGGTAGGATCTTAGGAGGGTCAGAATCTGATCCACACAACAGGCCATATATGGTGTCATTACAGGTGGAACACAAACATTTGTGTGGTGGTGCCTTACTCAATTCACAGTGGGTGCTCAGTGCAGCACACTGCGCTTCTGAAAA TGCTAGCCATGTGTTCGAGGCTGTACTTGGAACTAACTCTCTGTCAGACCCAGCCAGGACAGTTGTCACCATTGAGAAGCAATTCATTCATCCCCAGTACAACAAAACTACCAATGAACATGACATCCTTCTTTTGAAG ctatcAGAAAGTGTCACACTAAGTGATAAGGTAAAGCCAATACAACTACAAAGTGAAGATAAAGTGATTCCTGCCGGTACTAAATGCCTGGTATCTGGCTGGGGAAAAATAAAGCGCACAGGAAAGAAACCAGACCTACTGAATGAAGTGTTGGTACCTGTGATCAGCAGAGAAGTTTGTAATGGCAGGGGTTACTACCAAGATGAAATCACTAAAAACATGATGTGTGCAGGGACCGGGAGACAAGACTCATGTGAG gGAGACTCTGGGGGACCCTTGGTGTGTGATAAAGCTCTAGAGGCTGTAGTGTCTTCTGGATTTCGCGTCTGCGGTAATGCCAGACGACCAGGCATCTACACCCGTGTAAATCCCTACATAAAATTTATTGAAGAGACCATGCTTAATGCCACCCTACCAAGCCCTTTACCTACAGAAGCTGTAATCTAA